The region TATGCGTGTGGGGGATCGCATTCATCCATACCACCACGCCACACTGCTCCACCCGCAAGTCCTAGCGGCGATACGTGGCGAACCGCACGTTCCGATTTCGCCCTCCGTGCACGTGCCGTTTCTCAGCGCGTGCCGCGTGAGACCGCCCTCGCCTCGGTGACGGTGACCGCCCTGCCGTCCATCTCCGTGCCGTCGAGCTGGGCCATCGCCTTCTCCGCGGCCGTCTCGTCCATCTCCACGAACCCGAACCCCCGTGAGCG is a window of Streptomyces violaceusniger Tu 4113 DNA encoding:
- a CDS encoding RNA recognition motif domain-containing protein gives rise to the protein MSKRLHVGNLSYQTTTRDLATLFGQFGEVLDATVITDRESGRSRGFGFVEMDETAAEKAMAQLDGTEMDGRAVTVTEARAVSRGTR